In Calditrichota bacterium, a single window of DNA contains:
- a CDS encoding family 10 glycosylhydrolase: MHPHTGWTNDKVEATFRRLKESGIDAVLFLVYNGRKAFYESDVLPVESRELERLLPIARKVGLELHAWMFSLICNVESVIENHPDWFVVNREGISILKKQPYVKYYKWLCPNHTGVQDFLLKIVSELTRFESLAGIHLDYIRYPDVILPKGLHKKYGLVQDREYPQFDYCYCPVCRDAFQSKTGQDPLKLPDPSQSQAWRTFREEAVTALVDRAARIIKTAGKQASAAVFATPALARKLVRQNWPEWSLDAVFPMIYHNAYAEDISWIFTATREGVEALHGRMRLYSGIFVPKLPGSDLAQGIADALRGGADGVSFFPLERIEAGQWSLIREKK, translated from the coding sequence ATGCATCCGCACACCGGGTGGACGAACGATAAAGTGGAAGCTACCTTCCGGCGCCTGAAGGAATCTGGCATTGACGCGGTGCTGTTTTTGGTGTACAACGGCCGAAAGGCCTTTTACGAAAGTGATGTGCTTCCTGTGGAATCCCGGGAACTGGAGCGCCTGCTGCCTATTGCCCGCAAAGTGGGACTGGAACTCCACGCCTGGATGTTTAGCCTTATTTGCAATGTGGAGTCCGTCATTGAAAATCACCCGGACTGGTTTGTGGTGAACCGGGAAGGCATTTCCATTCTTAAAAAACAACCGTACGTGAAATATTACAAGTGGCTGTGTCCCAATCACACGGGGGTGCAGGATTTTCTGCTAAAGATTGTTTCGGAACTGACGCGGTTTGAATCCCTGGCCGGGATTCACCTCGATTACATTCGCTACCCGGACGTCATATTGCCCAAAGGACTTCACAAGAAGTACGGTTTGGTTCAGGACAGGGAATACCCTCAGTTTGATTATTGCTACTGCCCGGTGTGCCGCGACGCCTTTCAATCCAAAACAGGGCAGGATCCCCTCAAGCTGCCGGATCCGTCTCAAAGTCAGGCCTGGCGGACATTTCGGGAGGAGGCCGTTACGGCCCTGGTCGATCGGGCGGCACGGATCATCAAAACCGCCGGGAAACAGGCTTCCGCAGCCGTGTTTGCTACCCCGGCGCTTGCCCGGAAGCTGGTTCGTCAAAACTGGCCGGAGTGGTCCCTTGATGCGGTGTTTCCCATGATCTATCACAACGCCTATGCCGAGGATATTTCCTGGATTTTCACAGCCACGCGGGAGGGTGTTGAGGCACTCCACGGGCGAATGCGGCTGTACAGTGGAATTTTCGTGCCCAAATTGCCCGGTTCCGATTTGGCACAGGGGATTGCCGACGCGTTGCGCGGCGGCGCCGATGGGGTGTCCTTTTTCCCACTGGAGCGGATTGAGGCCGGTCAGTGGTCTTTGATTCGCGAAAAAAAATAA